TGGGCACAGCAGGGGGGCTTACAGCAGGGCACACAGCAGCCGGACTGGCAGCAGGCAGGCTTACAGCAGCTGGTCTGGGCACAGCAGGGCACACAGCAGCCGGTCTGGCAGCAGGAGGGCGCACAGCAGGGCACACAGCAGCTGGTCTGGGAGCAGCAGGGCACGCAGCAGCTGGTCTGGCAGCAGGTGGGCTTACAGCACGGCACACAGCAgcaggtctgagagcagcagggcACACAGCAACTGGACTGGCAGCAGGAACCACAGCCTCCACATGAGCCACAGCCTCCTTTACCGCCTCCACATGAACCACAGCCTCCGCACGAGCCACAGCCTCCTTTGCCACCTCCGCAGGACCCGCAGCCTCCTTTGCTACCTCCACAAGAACCACAGCCTCCTTTGGAGCCTCCACATGAGCCACAGCCTCCACAGGATCCACAGCCTCCGCAAGAACCACAGCCTCCTTTGGAGCCTCCACAGGAGCCACAGCCTCCTTTGCCGCAACCAGAGCTGCAGCACACTGGCTTACAGCAGGTCGTGCAGCACACGGGCACGCAGCCCCCAGATCCACAGCCTCCACCGCAGCCTCCACAGCCGGACGCACagcctccagaacctccagagcAGCCCATGGTTTGTGTTGGTCGGGTTTCAGGTGATCCCAGAGTGCAATTTGAAGTGGAAGAGTGTGGGTTGTCTGGTGTCCTTCTCCCAGTGGGCTTATATAGCCCGGCCTGGGGCTGGCATCACCACGAGTTCATATACATGTACACATACGTACGTATGTGTACACACATCCGTACGTACACACACCCGtcacttccttgttgttgtttacCGCCTCCTCCCTGGGAAACCTTTGTCTGCTCATGGCTTCCTCATCCTCCAACGAGGCTCATTATCCACGTCCTGTCGATACTTTCGATGTTGCCTCGggttggggagctcatccacgtGACTGCTGGTCACCTTTCTCTGCCCGTGGGGCACTACGGGCATCTCATCGCCCCTTGTTGAGGGGCGCCCTGGTTAGGGGGATTCTGGGAGGCCGACCGGGCCTGACTTGTGCCAAGCTCGTCGCCTCTTGGGGGTCTCGCTTCTTCCCCTGCAGCGGAGACCGTGACCCATCGCTGCCATGCAACTTCCCCCCACTCCAGAACTCTGTGAAATGAAACTGGGCCGGGAAGAGTTCAGGGAGCAGAGTCTGAATGACCAGAGCGGGACTGCAGCGCCTCTGTTCTCATCTCCTATCGCCTGTGGTCACGATCACCACCATCAGGCCCTCCAAATCTTCCCTTCACCTCTGAGCTGGACCCTTGAGTAAGACAGAACCTGGCACCCACCCCTCTGAAGAACCTCCTCAAAACTGTAGACTGACAGCTCCTTCTGGCCAGGAACCGTGTACACcaaccttgttatattgtactttcccaagagcttagagctctgcacacagtaagagctcagtaagtacgaatgaTTGATTTACCCAGGACACACCACCAGATCATAGCTTCGAATCAAGGTGACCTCACGGCCTCTCCGACCGATAGAGCCCAAGAAAACACTTCTATTGAGCAGCAGCATTGGGTGTTGAATTTGACGGCATCCACGGAACATTTGAGAGATGTGttgagggagtcagaaggtcatgggttctaatcccaccttggccacttatctcctctgtgaccttgggcaagccgcttcacttctctgtgcctcagttacctcatctgtaaaatggggatcaagattgtgatccccatgtgggacagggactgtgtccaacccgatttgcttgtatccaccccagcacttagtacagtgcctgtcacatagtaagcacttaacaaatactatgattattatgattatgattataagTTCTCTCCCCTGGCTGAGGGGACAATTCCCATCGAAGGAggacaggattgtctctatctgttgccgacttgttcattccaagcgtttagtactgtgctctgcacatagtaagcgctcagtaaatactattgaactgtcAAAGTGGAGAATCCATGTGAGCTTCCCAATGCCGGTCATTTTTCCGTCAGAGCCCACCCAGAGGCCGGTCGTTTTGTGCTGGACAGTGTCGGCCTTCGTGGCCGTGGAGTCAGTGTCCCAGAGCTGTGGGCAGGTGGGTCAGACGATCCCAGCAGTAGGGAGGTTTCCCATCCCTCTGGGCTTGACCTCCTGGGGGGCAGGCCCCCCTCTGGGATGGACACTGCAGTGGGCAGGGGGTGGCTCTGAGGCAGGATACTCCTggctcaaaggcagctgagaggtcgaggaggattagcatgGAATAGAGGTcttgggatttggcaagaaggaggtcattagtgaccaaaactcctcaccattggctttaaagccctccatcaccttgctcccttctacctcaccttgctgctctccttctccatcccagcccacacacttcgctcctctggtgccactatccttctcattgggcctccatctcacctgtctcaccgccgaaccctggcccatgtcctgcctctgatctgaaacacccttcctccttaAATCTCACAAACAATGACTTttgcctccccttcaaagccttattgaaggcacacttcctccaggatgccttcccagactaagctccacttttcctcatctcccactcccttttgtgtcaccttgatttgttccctttgctcttcccccttcccagtcccacaccacttatgtacatagctataattttatttatttgtattgatgtctgtctccctgcctctaaactgtaaactcgatgtgagGGGGGAGTATGAccatttattgctgtactgtactctcccaagcacttagtacagtgctgtgcagacaataagtgctcaataaatatgattgaatgaattaatgagagggatggggaggtggaatggtgcaaaagtggctttgaggagtgagaaggaagccgactctaccccctttcccagtgagtgtgGGGGCGTGGGTAaagatcaaacaaaaactcttcaccattggctttaaagccctcattctcctcgctccttcctacctcatctcattactctcctactacaacggagcccacatacttcattccactaatgctcaccttctcgctgtacctccatctcatctgtctcactaccgacctctcgcccacatcctgcctctggcctggaatgccatctctcttcatatcagacaaataattgctctccccaacttcaaaaccttatcaaaggcccatctcctccaagaagccttccctgactaagtcctcctctcctcttctcacactcccttctgcaccgctcttacttgctcctcattcatcctcctttccagtcccacagcacgtaAGTATATGTCtatctgtatatctgtaatttatttatttacttatattaatgtctgtctcccccggtagactgtgtgctcgctatgggcaggaatatgtctatttcttgttatatcgtactcttccaagtgcttagtacgtagctttgcacacggtgagtgttcaataaatatgaaataaaaataaaaaagaatgaaGATGAAACCCCCTATTGAAAAAGGAGCGGGGGAGACAGTGCCATCTGTGCAGAGCTAGGTTTCAGTGCTAGTGAGGAGGAGAGGTGACTGGGTCAAGAACTGATCAAGGATGAAGAGAAGCTTCCCTATGATGGAGTAGGGATTCTACAGGCCACATTTGGCTGAAGCTGTGGAGGGGCTAGTGGAGGAGGGGACAGCGTGAgcggtgaggaggttgtggatgggagtgagttgacctGGGCCAGcattgggggagagggatgagggacgCAGTTGGGACAGGATGATAGGGAAGGGGTTGGGgcgagagcacttactgtgtgcagagcactgtactaagcacttgggagagtacattatattagaattggcagacacgttccccattgCCCTCTGCTGCAGGATACTGGACTGGACTGAGCACCCAGCGGCTGAGGAGGGTCGTCTCCTGCCCAGACACCCTTCATCCACAGGTGTTTgacctcccgggggggggggggatttaaaAACACTGCGgtcttttagtaataataataattattattattatcatggtacttttaagcacttactatgtgccaagcactgttctaagtgcagggtttgatacaagttaatcaggttagatacaatctgtcccacaaggggctcacactcttaaaccctgTAACTGTgcctgtaactgaggcacagtgaagtgaagtgacttgcccaaagtcacatagctgataagtgacagtcGGGAttacaatgatggcatttgttaagcgcttactatgtgcaaagaactgttctaagctctggagaggatacaaggtgatcagcttgtcccacatggggctcacagtcttaatccccacaacctctgactcccaagcccggggtcttcccgctaagccccgctgcttcccaattatggCCCAGGTTGGGTGGGGACCATCCTCATTCCATCACCCtcatgctttattattattaataacaataataataataatggtactagttatcccctctcagggtcacacctggatagtttccattactctaccagtctcgactactggagggagagtcaagcagaagcctgtccattccattcctggattgccctccctcctcaaatcctccagtcacacttccccacttcaaagccctactgaaggctcacctcctccaggaggcctttccagactaagcctcccttttttcctcacctctccctcccctccccatcaccctgacttgttctctttgctctaccccctgcgCCCCCCGACTGCCCCACAacccttgtgtacatatgtacagaagcaacatggcccagtggagagagcatgggcttgggagtcagaggttgtggcttctaaacccagatccaccacttgtcaggtgtgtgactttgggcaactcacttcacttcactgtgcctcagtgacctcatctgtaaaatggggattaagactgtgagccccacttgggacaagctgactaccttgtatttcccccggcacttagaatggtacttggcacatagtaagtgcttaacagataccgttattattattatatatctataattctatttatttctaattaatgcctgttttgatgtatatatatctataattctatttatttgtattgatgctattgatgtctgttacttgttttaatgtctgtctccccccttctagactgtgagcccattgtgggcagggattgcttctctttgtttctgaattgtactttccaagtgcttaatacagtgttctgcacacagtaagcgctcagtaaatatgattgaatgaatgaatgaataaatgaattcctagctcgggcagtggcttgcgagtagaagacaatctgctacacatcaaaactcacctgagttGGGAAGCGGcgacgtgggagagagtcgaggccggAGACTCAAGCTAACTGTGCGGAAGGcaacaatggcaaaccacttctggatttttaccaagaaaactctatggatccgctaccagaaggatggcagatggaggtgggtcatGCCGGGAGAGACGTCCATGGCGgggctatggatcggagacgactccacagcataagacaaggcaaggtatttgttaagtgtgtactacgtgccaggcactgtactcagcactggagtggatgtaagcaagtcatgttggacaaagccgctgtcccacatttggcttacagtcttaatttccattttataggtgaggtaactgaggcaaaatccTCAGATGACACAAGGACGTGGCCAGAAATGGCTTGTTGCTGAATGTAAGGGACTTACTTCCTGGTAACTCTCCCTATCCCGAACTACATCCCATCCCTACCTCTTCGCCgatcctctccccacaccctatCCCAAGCCGGTGCCCATCCCGGTGATCCTGGTCCTAAGAGTTTAAAAAATCAAGGTTTGGCTCGAGAGACTTGGGCAGGCATGGGACTCTATGGCAATAACACTAAACCCTTTGGATCCTCAAAATCCCTGGTCTCGCTCCCAGGAGTGTGTGGatgtgggtgatttttttttggagGCGGAGGACATGATGAGCACAGATAATAGAATAGCCAAGGAAATGCAagtttggggagagggggtggtctTTATTTGAAGGTTTTAGAGGGAGACTCCATCCGCCGGGGTTTGTCTGCCTGGGCCCGAGTCCTGCTTTCTTCGGCCACGTACAGAACGATGTCTGGGAGGGGGCTCAGTTTCAGAAATTCGGGAAAGATTGAGCGATTGATCCATCGGTGATCTCTGCAATCGGGAACCGGGTGATGTCCTGGAAGGGTCCCCGGTGAACGGCATTAGATCTTACACTGGCAGCAAAGGGGGTGACAGCAGCTGGCCTGGGCACAGCAGGGGGGCTTACAGCAGCTGGCCTGGGCACAGCAGGGGGGCGCGCAGCAGGGCACACAGCAGCCGGTCTGGCAGCAGGGGGGCTTACAGCAGCTGGTCTGGGCACAGCAGGGCATGCCGCAGCTGGTCTGGCAGCAGGGGGGCACACAGCAGGGCACACAGCAGCTGGTCTGGGAGCAGTAGGGGGGCACACAGCAGCTGGATTGGTAACAGGAACCACAGCCTCCTTTGCCACCTCCGCACGAACCACAACCTCCACAGGATCCACAGCCTCCTTTACCACCTCCACAAGAGCCACAGCCTCCTTTAGCGCCTCCGCAGGAGCCACAGCCTCCTTTAGCGCCTCCACAGGAGCCACAGCCTCCACAGGATCCACAGCCTCCTTTAGCGCCTCCACAGGAGCCACAGCCTCCATAGGATCCACAGCCTCCTTTAGTGCCTCCGCAGGAGCCACAGCTTCCACCGGATCCACAGCCTCCTTTAGCGCCTCCGCAGGAGCCACAGCCTCCACAGGTTCCACAGCCTCCACAGGATCCACAGCCTCCTTTAGCACCTCCGCAGGAGCCACAGCCTCCACAGGATCCACAGCCTCCTTTAGCACCTCCGCAGGAGCCACAGCCTCCACAGGATCCACAGCCTCCACAGGATCCACAGCCTCCTTTAGCACCTCCACAGGAGCCACAGCCTCCACAGGATCCACAGCCTCCTTTAGCGCCTCCGCAGGAGCCACAGCCTCCACAGGATCCACAGCCTCCTTTAGCGCCTCCGCAGGAGCCACAGCCTCCACAGGATCCACAGCCTCCTTTAGCACCTCCACAGGAGCCACAGCCTCCACAGGATCCACAGCTTCCTTTAGCGCCTCCGCAGGAGCCACAGCCTCCACAGGATCCACAGCCTCCTTTAGTGCCTCCGCAGGAGCCACAGCCTCCACAGGATCCACAGCCTCCTTTAGTGCCTCCACAGGAGCCACAGCCTCCACAGGAACCACAGCCTCCACATGCACCACAGCCTCCTTTGGAGCCTCCACAGGAGCCGCTGCCACCGGAGCTGCAGCACACTGGCACACAGCAGGTCGTGCAGTACATGGGCACGCAGCCCCCAGATCCACAGCCTCCTCCGCAGCCTCCATAGCcaccgcagcccccgcagccggGCGCGCAGCCTCCTGAACCTCCGGAGCAGCCCATGGTTGGTGTCGGTTGAGTTTCAGTTGGTCGCAGAGTATCCGGTTTAGAGTGGAAGAGTGTGGGTTGTGTGGTGTCCTTCTCCCTGTGGGCTTATATAGTCCTGTGCGGGTCTGCTGTCACCACAtgttcacacaaacacacacaaacacacaccccgtcatttccttgttgttgtttacCACCTCCTCCCCGGGAAACCTCCGCCCACTCGTGGTTTCCTCCTCTTCAACTGGGGCTCATTAGCCACTTCCAAATGGTGCTTTCTCTGTGGCCATAGTGGCCTCATCCATGTGGCTGCTTGTCACCCCGGTTGGCCCCTGGGGCATAACACGGATCATGTCGTCCAAAAATAGCAAGAACGGggttatttgttcagcatttactgtgtgccaaacattgtaataACCCCCAGGAGACACACAAGTTCAACAAGTTGCCTAAGACTGCTCTCCCCCGGGGGGTTCCAAGTGATAAATGAGATAATCGAGGGAAAGGCAAGTTACGTGTCGGGCCCTTAATCCCACAGCAGAAAGgtagcagaatcgggattagaatccaggtcctccatctcccagacccgtgctctttccactaggccgtgctttaGAAGACGGCTATGTGCATCTAGTctatcttgcccacgtcc
This portion of the Ornithorhynchus anatinus isolate Pmale09 chromosome 3, mOrnAna1.pri.v4, whole genome shotgun sequence genome encodes:
- the LOC100090374 gene encoding keratin-associated protein 5-10-like; the encoded protein is MGCSGGSGGCASGCGGCGGGCGSGGCVPVCCTTCCKPVCCSSGCGKGGCGSCGGSKGGCGSCGGCGSCGGCGSCGGSKGGCGSCGGSKGGCGSCGGGKGGCGSCGGCGSCGGGKGGCGSCGGCGSCCQSSCCVPCCSQTCCCVPCCKPTCCQTSCCVPCCSQTSCCVPCCAPSCCQTGCCVPCCAQTSCCKPACCQSGCCVPCCKPPCCAQASCGHPLCCQCKI
- the LOC100090349 gene encoding keratin-associated protein 5-4-like, translating into MGCSGGSGGCAPGCGGCGGYGGCGGGCGSGGCVPMYCTTCCVPVCCSSGGSGSCGGSKGGCGACGGCGSCGGCGSCGGTKGGCGSCGGCGSCGGTKGGCGSCGGCGSCGGAKGSCGSCGGCGSCGGAKGGCGSCGGCGSCGGAKGGCGSCGGCGSCGGAKGGCGSCGGCGSCGGAKGGCGSCGGCGSCGGCGSCGGAKGGCGSCGGCGSCGGAKGGCGSCGGCGTCGGCGSCGGAKGGCGSGGSCGSCCGSCGGCGSCGGAKGGCGSCGGAKGGCGSCGGGKGGCGSCGGCGSCGGGKGGCGSCYQSSCCVPPYCSQTSCCVPCCVPPCCQTSCGMPCCAQTSCCKPPCCQTGCCVPCCAPPCCAQASCCKPPCCAQASCCHPLCCQCKI